The DNA segment TTTATATCGATATCTTCAACTATTCCTTTAAAATTTGGGTATTTTTCAAAGTCGTAGTAAGAAGCCTCGTTAACTCCTGCAAACAAAACAGGAACATCACCAAAAAGATCGTTTCTTTGTGAAAACAAGAATCTCAAGGCATTGTCATCAAAAGAAATAATAAGGTCAATATCGATATTTCTATATTTTTCCTTTAAATAGTTTAAAACTGTATAATATTGTCTTTCATATGAATTTCTCTTTGTATCCAGGTATTCAATATACAAATTATAATCTGTGTTGTCTTTCATTATTGAAAGAAATCCTCTATTTATTTCATCTACCCACTTATAAGAAGTGTGATATGAATGTAAGACTAAAATATTTGATTTTTCAGAAAAAGAAAAAATGAACAATAATAAGAATAATAGTAGAACCCCTGTTTTTTTCATAACATTTCACCTTCAAGTATTATTAATATAATTATATCATTAAAATCTAAAATTTAATAATTATAAGCGTATTTAGTTAAGAGTTAATTAAGATTTTAAAATTTTTTTCAAAATGGGCATCGTCCACTGAAGTCCTTTTTTTTGGTCCCCTTACCCTTTTTCCAGCACGAACATTCTTTTTGACCATGTGTCTTTGCATCATTAGTGCATCAATATTGTATTCGTTTAAAATCTTTCCGTTAAAAGTAATAACTCTCGCCTTTTTTGCAAGAGCCATAGAAGCAAGGCCATAATCAGAAGAAA comes from the Geotoga petraea genome and includes:
- a CDS encoding YaiI/YqxD family protein; amino-acid sequence: MKILVDADACPVKDIIIKIAKENNLKVLMFIDESHVLKSDYAEVIQVAKGPDVADFRLVNQVEDGDVVVSSDYGLASMALAKKARVITFNGKILNEYNIDALMMQRHMVKKNVRAGKRVRGPKKRTSVDDAHFEKNFKILINS